The Streptomyces sp. NBC_00335 DNA window GGCTGGGGCTGGGGGCGGTGCCGGTGCCGGAAGGGCGGCGGGTCGCCCGGCTTGGGGGCGGTGCTGGCACCGGGCTCGGGCCCGGAGTCGGGCACTGCTCCGGGGGCGAGGCCGGGCCGGGAGGGCGGCGGGTCGCCGGGGATCGCCCGGGCGGGCGGGTCAGGAGGTGACCGTGATGCGGAAGACCGGGTGGTCGGGTGCGGCGGCGCGGAGCTCGGACTCGGAGGACTTCGCGGTGACCCCGTCGAAGAACCGGTTGACCTCCCAGCCCCACTTCTTCAGATATCCGCGCAGGACGACGGCCTGCTCGGCGGGGTCGGTGAGCTCGGTGACGGTGAAGGTGTGCACGGTGCGGCCCAGGCGGAGCTCGCCGCCGCCCGCGGCGCGCATGTTGCGGACCCACTGGGAGTGGCCGCGGGCGGAGACCAGGTACCGGGTGCCGTCCTGGGTGTACGGGTTCACCGGGATCCGCTGCATCTTGCCGGAGGTGCGGCCGCGCACCGACAGCTCGGCGGTTCCGGCCAGGCTCATGCCGAGCCGGGCGAGCTTGCCGACGAGGGCGTTGAAGCGGATGTCGAGCGGGCCGGCCTTGACGTAGTAGGGCTTGGGCGCGGTCATGACGGCCTCCGAGGAGTTTGGGAGAGCACTGCTCTCGCTTGAGAACAGTGTGCACGGATCGATGCTCCAAAACAAGAGCAGTGCTCTCTGAAGAGATCGACGCTCTCGTTGTTGGGCAGTGCTCTGCCTGCATGGCACACTGACACCCATGAGCACCGTGCGAGGGGCCAGGGAACGGGCCCGCATCGAAGTCACCGCCGCCATCAAGGACGAGGCGCGCCGCGCGCTCGCGGCGGAGGGCGCCGCCAAACTCTCGCTGCGGGCCGTCGCCCGCGAGCTGGGCATGGTCTCCTCCGCCCTCTACCGCTACTTCCCCAGCCGCGACGAGCTCCTCACCGCCCTCATCGTCGACGCCTACAACAGCGTCGGCGCCGCCGCCGAGGGCGCCGACGCCCGCTCGCTGGCCTCCGGCGGCACCCCCCGCGCCCGCTGGGCCGTGGTCTGCGCCGCCGTCCGCGACTGGGCGCTGGAGCACCCGCACGAGTACGCCCTCATCTACGGCTCGCCCGTCCCCGGCTACACCGCCCCCCTCGACACCGTCGGGCCCGCCTCCCGTGTGGGCAACTCCCTCATCGGCATCGTCCGTGCCGCCTACGAGGGCCGCGGCATTTCCCTCCCGCCGCTCCCCGCCGAGCTGCGCCCCGAGGCCGCCCGCATGGCCGCGGACTTCGCCGAAGGCCTGCCCCTCGAGGCGGCCGCGGCCCTGGTCGCGGCCTGGGCGCAGCTCGTCGGACTGATCTCCTTCGAACTGTTCGGCCAGTTCGAGCGGGTCGTCGAGGACCGCGCCGCCTTCTTCGCGCACGCCGCCGGACAACTGGCGCACGGGGTCGGGCTTCCCGCCGTATAGGCGCACACAGGCCCGTGCGGGGGACGGCCTGTCGACTGCGCCAGTGACTCCGAGTCCGGAGCGCGGGTCGCGGGCCGGTGAGGTTCTAGTCGCGACCTGATTGCCGCACGCGCGGCACGCATCCACTGGCGCCGACTCGTTGCGCACGATGTCCCGCACCTGGGCGGTCTGATCCTCGGCGGCGACCGCCCCGGTGACCGCGCAGAGGTCCGCCCCTGAGCTGTCTCGCCGGCACCGTCTGCTGTGGTTCCCGGACGCTCACTGGGGCCGGGCGACCGAGGCGGGAACCTTCGTTTGTAATAGGTCAATACGCTATCCGACTATTACCGTATGCTGTCTTCGGCGCTTCGCCCCCGGTCCGTAGGGACCGGGGGCGCCGGCGTCCGGAGGAGAGGTGTGTCGTGATCGAGCGGTACACGCGCCCCGAGATGGCGGCGCTGTGGAGCGAGGAGACCAAGTACGCGACCTGGGTGCGCGTCGAGGTGCTGGCCAGTACCGCGCAGACATCCCTGGGAGTCGTACCCGACGAAGCCCTGGCCGACATCCGGCGGGCCCCGCTGCCGGCCGTCGTGAGGATCCGGGAGCTGGAGGCCGAGCGGGACCACGAGATCCTCGCCTTCCTCGCCGCCTGGACCGAGACCATGCCGGCCGACTCCGCACGCTGGGTCCACCACGGCATGACCAGCTACGACCTGGTCGACACCGCCCAGGGTGTGCTGCTGGCCGACTCCGTGGACCTCGTGCTGGACGCGGCCCGCACGCTGACCGGGCTGCTGATCGACCGGGCCGAGGAGCACTGGGACACGGTCTGTGTGGCCCGCACCCACGGCGTCCATGCCGAGCCGACGACCTTCGGCCACAAACTCGCCGTCCACGCCCACGCCCTGCACCGCTGCACGGGCCGGCTCACCGCCGCCCGCCGGGCCGTCGCCGTGGGCACCCTCTCCGGAGCCGTCGGCACCTACTCCCACATCTCCCCCCAGGTCGAGGCGTACGTCTGCGGCGAGCTGGGCCTGGGCGTCGAACCGGTCCCCACCCAGGTCGTCGCCCGCGACCGCCACGCCGAGCTGATCGGAGCGCTCGCGATCACGGGCGCCGTGGTGGAGCAGTTCGCCCTGGAGATGCGCCTCCTGCAGCGCACCGAGGTCGGGGAAGTCGAGGAACCCCGCAGCGGCGCCTACCAGGGCTCCAGCGCCATGCCCCACAAGCGGAACCCGACGACCAGCGAACGGCTCTGCGGCCTGGCCCGGGTGCTGCGCGCGAACGCCGGAGCGGCGTACGAGAACATCGCGCTGTGGCACGAGCGCGACCTCGCGCACTCCTCCGTGGAACGCGTCGTCCTCCCCGACAGCCTCGCCATCGCCCACCACCAGCTCGTCTCCGCCGCCGAGCTTCTCACTGGCCTCACGGTCAATCCCGAGCGAATGGCCCGCAACCTCCGGGCCACGCGAGGGCTCGTCTACTCCTCCGAGGTCTTCCTCGGCCTCACCGAGGACGGAGTCGACCGCGAGAGCGCCTACCGCCTCGTACAGGCCGCCGCCGACGACGCGCACACGACGGGGTCATCCCTGGCCGAGACGCTCGCGGCCCGCGGAGTGCACGCCCCCGACGCGTGGTTCGAACCCCGCCGGTTCCTCGGCAACCGCGACCACCTGAAGTCCCGACTCGACACCCTCAAGAAGGAGCACCAGCGGCATGTGGACATGTGAACAGGTCATCGGAGCCGGCCTCGACGTCGCCGAGGTCGCCGCCCTCTACCGGGCCTCCACGCTCGCCGAGCGCCGCCCCGTCGAGGACACCGGCCGCTTCACGAGCATGCTGGCCGGAGCCAACCTCGTCATCACGGCCCGGGACGGCGACGGCCGGCTGATCGGCATCGCCCGCTCCCTCACCGACGGCGCCTACTCCACCTACCTCAGCGACCTCGCCGTCGACGTCGCCTGGCAGGGCAAGGGGGTCGGCCGCGACCTCGTCCGCGCCACCCGCGAGGCCGCACCGCGGGCCAAGGTCATCCTGCTCTCGGCCCCCGCCGCCGTCGACTACTACCCGCACATCGGCTTCGAGCGCCACAACTCCGCCTGGACCATGACCGCCCCCGCAGGCTGACCGCCCCCGCAGACTGGCCGCCCCCGCGGGCTGACCGAGCCGCAACCGGATCGTGGGTACGAGCACCGCCACGGCCGGCTTGTCCATCGCCGACGGGCGCGGCATGGCGGTGAGTCCGCGCCGTTCAGGGCTATTCATTCCGTACCGGTCAAGATGGTGACTTTATGGGCGCATGGGTCGCGAACCATCTGATCTGCCTCTCACGCAGGTGTCCCGGTTCGGGTGCCCACCCGTGACCACGACGCACCAGGAGAATCCCATGAGCACGCACGACTCGGCGGTGTCCCAGGCCCCCGACCTCTCGGTGGCACGGCGGCGCAGCGCCGAGTTGGAGGCCCTGATCGCCGCGGATCCGGGTCGGTTCCGGGTGCTGACCGGGGACCGGCCGACCGGGCGGCTGCACCTGGGGCACTACTTCGGCACCCTGCAGGGCCGGGTCAGGCTCCAGGACCTGGGCGTGGACACCTTCGTGATCGTGGCCGACTACCAGGTGCTCACCGACCGGGACGTCGCCGAGCACCTGGCCGAGCACGTCGAGGACCTGGTGCTCGACTACCTCGCGGCCGGCATCGACCCCGAACGGTCCACGATCTTCACGCACAGCTCGCTTCCCGCCCTCAACCAACTGCTGCTGCCCTTCCTCTCTCTGGTCTCGGTCGCGGAACTGCGCCGCAACCCCACCGTCAAGGACGAGATCGCCCACTCCCGGCAGGCCTCGGTCAGCGGGCTGATGTTCACCTACCCCGTGCACCAGGCCGCCGACATCCTCTTCTGCAAGGCCAACCTGGTCCCGGTCGGCCAGGACCAGCTCCCGCACCTGGAAGTCACCCGCACCATCGCCCGCCGCTTCAACGACCGCTACGGCCGGGGCACTCCGGTCTTCCCGGAGCCCGATGCCCTGCTGTCGGCGGCCCCACTGCTGCTCGGCACCGACGGCACCAAGATGAGCAAGTCGCGAGGCAACGCCATCACCCTGTCGGCAACCGCCGACGAGACCGCCCGGCTGATCAAGGGCGCCAAGACGGACGCCACCCGCCGCATCACCTACGACCCGGCCTCCCGCCCCGAGGTCTCCAGCCTCGTCCTGCTCGCCGCCCTGTGCCAGGAGCGCGACCCCGTCGCGGTCGCCGAGGAGATCGGCGACGGCGGCGCGGCGCAGCTGAAGAAGGCCGTCACCGAGGCGGTCAACGAGCGCCTCGCACCCATGAGGGCCCGCCGCGCGGAACTCGCGGCCGACACCGGCTACGTACGCGAAGTCCTGCGCTCGGGCAACGAGCGGGCCGGTGCCGTCGCCGAGGCCACCCTGGCCGAGGTCCGGACCGCCATGGGCATGGCCTACTGATGCCCGGGCCCGTGTGGTTGCGGCACATCGCCGAGATCCGGGCCGTTCCCGTCGACCGCGCCCTCGTCGCGCGCGGCGCCCTGGGCATGCTGCTGCCGCTCGCCGTCGGCCAGCTGGCCGGCAGGCCCGACCTGGGAGCAGCGGCGGGCCTCGGCGCGTACGGCGCGGCCGTCGACGACACCGCCGCGCCCTGGCGCACCCGCGCCCTGACCCTGCTGCTCCCGCAGCTGGGCGGCGCGATCGGACTGGCCCTGGGCCGGCTCACCGGGGGCCAGGCGTGGGCGCAGATCCTGCTGGTGGCCGTCGTCGCCCTGGTCTCGGGACTGCTGTCGACGATCGGCCGGATCAGCGACATGGCCGCCCTGGTCCTGCTGCTCGCCACCGCCATGGGCCTCGGACTGCCCACCGCCCCGGCCTGGTGGCAGGTACCGCTGCTGTTCCTCCTCGGCGGCATCCCCCTGATGCTGCTGTCCCTGACCGACGCACTGCGCCACCCCGGACGCGCCGAACGCCGGTCCGTCGCAGGGGCGCTGCGCGCCGTGGCCGACCTCCTGGACGCCCCCGAGAGCGCGTGGGCCGAGCGCCGCCACCAGGTCACCGTCGCCATGGACGCCGCCTACGACACCGTCGTCATCCGCCGGCTCTCGCCGCCCCGCCCGGGCAGCAGCGCCGCTCAACTGGCCGCCCACCTCGACCGGCTGATCGAGGTGATCGCGGCGGCTCCCGCCGTTCGCACCGCCCCGGCCCGCGAGTCGGCTGCCGAGTACGCCGACGCGGTACGCCGGGTCGCCGACGCCGTCGAGACAAGGATCCCCGGGCCGATCGCCCTTCCACCCGCCCCGCAGGACCGGGCCGGGCGCGCACTGCGCACCGCCGTCGCCGCACTCGCCACCCCCGGCGAGAAGCCCGCGGACGGCCGGCCCCGCCTGCTGCCGACGCGCCCCACGCCCCTGCGCCGGCTCGCCGGAGCCGTCGCGGCCAAGTTCCGAAACCCGGCCGCCCGCCGCTACGCCCTGCGCCTGACCGCGTGCCTGACGGTCGCCCAGGCGGTCGCCTCGCTCAGCGGCCTGCCGCGCTCCGGCTGGCTGGTGCTCACCGTCGCCCTCATCGTGCGGCCCGGCCTCGGCACCGTGCCCGCCCGGCTGGTGACCCGTGTCCTGGGCACCACGGCCGGGGTCCTGATCGGCCTCGCCGTCACCGCCGTGCTCCCCGCCGGCTGGTGGCGCATCGCCGCCGTGGTCGTCCTGACCGGCCTGCTCCAGGCCTACGCCCGCCGCAACTACGCCCTGCAGACCCTCTTCCTCACACCGGTCATGCTGCTGCTCGCCGACCCCCTGGGCCAAGCAGGATCCACCGTCCCCCGAGCGCGCCTGATCGACACCGTGATCGGCTGCGCCCTCGCCTTCATCGTGGGGTATGTGCTGTGGCCCGAGGACACCCGTGCCCGGGTGGACCACCGGCTGGCGACCGCCCACGAGGCCATCGCCGCCTACGCCGACGCGCGGGAAGCCGACGGCGACGCCGCGACCCTCCACACCCTGCGCCGCCGGATCCACGGCGATCTGGCCGCCGTCCGTACCGAACTGATCCGCCTGCGCACCGACCCGCGCCACCACCACACCCTCCAGGCGTGGCAGAACGACCTCGACCACGCGGAAGCCGCGATGACCCGTCTCACCAGCCTGACGGCCACGGGCCACCACGGCACACCGGTGGTGACCAAGGAGATGACCCGCGACCTTTCCACGGACCTGCGCCGACGGGCCGCCCGGCTACGGGAACGCCGGCCCCGACGAGTGCGCGTCCAGCGCTGACCCGCCTCAGCCGCAAGTGCTGTGGCATGTCGGCGGAGTGCTTCCCACCGGTGCCGCCCGCTCGGCGGACCGCTGAGTCAGGTCCTTGGCATCGGCGGCCTTGCGGCCAATGGGGGTATGCGGGGGCGTCCCAACCGGATCCATCGGCAACAAGACATAAATTGGCCCATATGTCGGCCACTGCGCGTACCACCGCGAATCGGTATCCCGAGCGGGTCACCTACGAACGGGACGCGGTCTACGCGATCCTCGACGAGGCCCTCGCCGTCCATGTCGGCTTCAACACCGACCTCGGCCCGGTGGTCATCCCCACCCTTCACATGCGGGTGGGGGACCAGCTCCTCCTGCACGGCTCCGCGTTCGGCCGCTTCATCACCACCGCCGCGTCCGGCGCGCCGCTGTGCGTGACCGCGACCCTGATCGACGGCGTGATCCTGGGCCGGGCCTCCTCCCATCACTCGGCCGCCTACCGCTCCGCCATGATCTTCGGGACCGCCACGGCGATCGAGGACGAGCAGGAACGCGCCGACGCCCTCGCCGACGTCGTGGAGAGCGTCATTCCCGGCCGGTTGTCCGGCCCGTATGCCGCCCGCCGCCCCAACGTCGAGGAAGCCCGGTACACGGCCTGTCTGACCATGCCGATCACGGAATTCTCGATGAAGGTCCGCGAGGGCTTCGCCCGGGACGAGCCCAAGGACGACCAGGTCGAATCCTGGGCGGGCTGGATTCCGCTGACCACCACCCCCGGAACCCCCGTCCCCGACACGATCACCGGCGACCGCTTCCCCGCCCCCCACTACGACCCGTCCATCCACCGCTTCCGCCAGAACTGACTCCACCCCGACGTGACTGGTGCAGAGAAGCCTGGACGGCCCTCGCGGGGCCGTCCAGGCCGGGGCGGGGAAAGTTCGCTTGTCAGTTCCTCCTACTGAAGCAGGGGAATCGGCCCTGGTGCGCCCGGCCGCCCGTCTAGTGTTCCTCGGGCCGGGTTCCCGTCCCGGCTGTCGTTCCGGCGCCCGGCCATCGACCCGGCGCCGCCCCCGCCGCCGCCCCGAGGAGCAGTCATGACCCGCGCCGCGAAGGCCGTTTACGCCATCCTGGCCACCCTCTTACTGGCCGCGCCGGCGCCGGCCGTCACCGCGTCGGCGAGCTCGGAGCCGGGCCCCGTCCAGGCCCAGGCCCGTACGCCCGCCCCGGCTCCGACACCCGAGGTGAGACCGACCCCCCGGGCAGCCGGCGTACGGGGCCTTGAGATAGCCGTCCCGGCCTACGTCTGGGCCGACGACCCCATGCTCGTCGACCTCACCGCCACCAGCCCGGCCGCCTCGGTCGTGGTGCTCAACCCGGGCAACGGCGACTCCCCGTTCGACGCCCCCTGGCGGGCCCGCGCCGACGTCCTGCGCACCGGCACCACCGCCACCGGCGAGAAGACCAAGGTGCTCGGTTACGTCCACACCGACCACGGCAACCGCGACATCGCCGAGGTCAAGGCCTCCGTGGACAACTACCTGAAGACTCCCGACGGCCGCCTCCACGTGGACGGCATCTTCTTCGACGTGGTCAGCCGCGACTGCGGCCCGGCCAACGCGATCCGCGACCACTACACGGAGCTCCGCCGCTACGTGCAGGACACCATGGAGGCCGTCGCCCCCGGCACGTCGGACCTGGTCGTCAACAATCCCGGTACGGCCATCGCCGACTGCTTCCTGGAGCCCGGCCGCCGCACCGCCGACGTCTTCGTCACCTTCGAGGACACGTACGCGGCCCACACCGGAGCCGGCTGGCTCGGCGGCAACGTCTTCAACGCACTCACCGGCTACCGCTCCGGCGCCGAACTCGACCCGAGCGGCACCGCGTTCTGGCACCTCGTACACGACGTCCCGGACGCCACCGCGATGCGCGCGACCCTCCGCACGGCCTTCCAACGCGGCGCCGGCTACGCCTACGCCACCAGCGCGCAGATGCCGAACCCCTGGGACGCCCAGCCCACTTGGAAGTACCGCGCCCAGACCTCGTACGCCTCGACCCTGGGCTGAGCCGCACTCCGTCCGCCCGACCGCGGTGACCTCGACGGTCCGGCCGTCGGGGTCCACGAACCGGTGGCGCCCCGGCGCGAGCCCGCCCTACGGCCGGGGAATCACATGCGGCCCGGTCCGGGAGGCCCGGTCTAGGACCGGCCGAGGCCTTCGCGGCCCTCGTTCTGCGGGCGGTGGGCGAAGCGCCACAGGACCTGTGCGACCCGGAGGAGGAACGCCGTCGCGGCCAGGGCTCCGCCCACCATCGTCAGGGTTCGGTCGGCCGTGGGGGAGAGGTCGAAGGCCAGGACGGGCACGTACAGCACCGCGAAGGCGAGTCCGGCCGCGAACAAGCCGCTGACGAAGGCGAAGACGATCTCGATGGTGATCGCGTCCCGGTCGGCCTGACTGCGTTGCTCCATGCCCGCAGTCTCGCCGCCCGAGCCGCACCACGACAAGGGCGCACCCGGTGTGCCCAGGGGTCAGATTCCGGCCGTGTCCACCCAGAGCCGGGCCAGTTCGGCGTCGCCCGTCACGCCCGGTCCGGTGAGCGGCCGGCGGTTCCAGAGCGCCGAGTAGAGCCAGGAGGCCTCGCCCGTCAGCGTGCAGTCCGCCTCCGCGCCGTCCGTGCCGTCCGCGCCGTCCGTGCCGTCGGGGGTTCCGCGTACCGTGCGCGCCGGCTCCTGGGACAGGTGTACGGTCCACACCGCGCCCGTGTCGGAGGCCCGTACCCGCATCACCCGCGGCTCCGCTGTCCGTACCCGGCTCTGCGGCCGCGCGTGGAACCCGGTCAGCAGCTCGTCCACCCCGTCCTGTGCGAAGCCCGGGTCCACCGCCCCGAAGGGCACGCCCAGCGCGGCTTCCGCGTCCATCCGGTGCACGGTGGTCTCGTGCGCCTGGCGCCGTGCCCAGAAGGCCAGCGGCGAAGGCGGCGCGGTCGGAAGGAAGGTCCAGCACTGCGCGTCGGCCGATGTCGCGGAAAGGGTCCGCACCAGCGTCGCGTGGCCCTCGCGGAACCAGGCCAGCAGTTCCGCCCCCACCAGCTCCGGCGCCTCCGGGAACGGTGCCCGCTCGGTGAGGCCCCGGGCCACGTACCCGGTGGCCCAGCGGTGCACGGAGCCCGTGTGCCGCAGCAGATCGGCGACCCGCCACTGCGGACAGGTGGGCACCAGGGCGTCCGTACCGGCCCGTTCGGCGGCCTCGGCGAGCTGCTCGCCCTCGCGGGCCACGGTCTTCACATAGCTGATGATCTCCATGCCGGGAGTCTCGCAGCCGCCCGCGGGGACGCACAACGAAGGATGATGGAGGTCACGGAGCCGGTCGCGGAGCCGGTTGAGGTGCACGCGGAGGAGACGGTGGAGGCGGTGGACGCCATGGGGCACACGGGCGGCGAGCTCTTCCCGCGCGAGCGGGCCGAGATCGTGCCCGGCGCCGTGCACGTGCCCGACTGGCTGGAGCCCGGGCGGCAGCGGGAGTTGCTGGAGGCCTGCCGGGAATGGGCCCGGCCGCCCGCCGGGCTGCGCAGGGTGCGCACGCCGGGCGGGGGGACGATGACCGCCCGGCAGGTGTGCCTGGGGCTGCACTGGTACCCGTACGGATACGCGCCCACCGCCGTCGACGGGGACGGGGCGCCGGTGAAGGCGATGCCCGACTGGCTCGCGCGGCTGGGGCGCGACGCCGTCACCGCCGCGTACGGGAGGGCGCCGGATCCGGCCGTCGCGTACGACATCGCCCTGGTCAACTTCTACGAGGGCGAGTCCCGCATGGGCATGCACCGGGACGCCGAGGAGCGCTCCGAAGCCCCGGTGGTCTCGCTGAGCCTGGGTGATTCCTGCCTCTTCCGCTTCGGCAACACCGCCTCGCGCGGGCGTCCGTATCGGGACCTTGAGCTGCGCAGCGGGGATCTGTTCGTCTTCGGCGGGCCGGTCCGACGGGCCTTTCACGGGGTGCCGAAGGTCCTGCCCGGCACCGCTCCGCCGGGCCTCGGGCTGACCGGGCGGTTGAACATCACGTTGCGGGTCGGCGGGCTCGGCTAGCGGGCGGCGCCCCGGACGCTCCGATCATGCGAGGATCGCTGTCATGAACGGCAACGGGGCCCCGCGGCGGGTGGGGGATGTGACCACGGTGTCCGCTGGGACGGACGGGACCGACGGAACCGAAGGGGCCGGCACGGCTGCGGGATCCGACAGGGCGGGAGCGTCCGTCGCGCCGACGGCGTCCGAGGCGTCCGCGTCCGCGAATTCAGCGTCCGCAGCATCGGCATCGGGATCGGCAACGGCCGCGACCTCGGCATCCGCGGCATCCGCCGGCTCCGCACGGACCAAGCTGGAGCGGGGCCGTGGCGCCCTCGGCCCGGCGCTGGAACTCGTCCACACCGGCCGGGCTCCGACCCGCGCGGTCCTGACGGCCGAGCTCGGTGTCACCCGTGCCACCGCCGGCGCCGTCGCCGCCGAACTGGAGGCGCTCGGCCTGATCCGTGTGGACTCCCGCCCGGGCGGGGCCGGCGGAACCCAGGGCCGCCCCTCGCACCGGCTCTCCGTGGACGAGAACGGCCCGGTGGCCCTGGCGGCGCAGGTGCACTCGGACGGGTTCCGGGCCGCCCTGGTCGGCCTCGGCGGCCGGATCGTCGCGACGGCTCCCGGACGGGTCCCCGTGTCGGCCGACCCCGCGCAGGTGCTCGGCGCGGTCGTCGAAGCCGGGGCCGCGCTGCTCGCGCAGACCGGCCGGCGCTGCATCGGCGCCGGCCTCGCCGTGCCCTCGGCGGTCGCGGAGCCGGAGGGTACGGCGCTGAACCCGCTGCACCTGGCCTGGCCGGCCGGTTCGCCCGTGCGGGCCATCTTCGCCGAATGCGTGAAGGAGGCCGGCATCGACGGCCCGGCGCTGACCGGCAACGACGTGAACCTCGCCGCGCTCGCCGAGCACCGCCACGGCGCCGGCCGCAGCGCGCAGCACCTGCTCTGCGTGGCCACCGGGCACCGCGGGGTCGGCGGGGCGCTGGTCCTGGACGGCCGCCTGCACAGCGGGAGTTCGGGCCTGGCTCTGGAGGTCGGCCACCTCACCGTGAACCCGGAAGGGCGCCCCTGCCACTGCGGCAGCCGCGGCTGCCTCGACGTGGAGGCCGACCCGCTGGCCTTCCTCACCGCCGCCGGCCGCACCCCGGGCCCCGAGGTGTCCCTGCTCCAGCAGGCCCGCGACCTGCTGCGCGAGGAATCCGCGGACCCCGGGGTACGGGCGGCCACCGAGGAGCTCATCGACCGGCTCGGCCTGGGCCTCGCGGGCCTGGTCAACATCCTGAATCCGGACCGGATCATCCTGGGCGGACTCCACCGCGAGCTGCTCTACGCCGACCCCGAGCGGCTGCGCGCGGTGGTCGCGGACCGCAGCCTGTGGGGGCGCAGCGGCGGCGTGCCGATCCTGCCGTGCACGCTCGACCACAACAGCCTGGTCGGCGCCGCCGAGCTGGCGTGGCAGCCGGTGCTGGACGACCCCCTCGGGACCCTGGGCACGGCGGCCTGAGCGCTCGCCGACCCCTCCGGGCGGCCGCGGCGGCCGGAGGCTACCCGGGCCGGGCGCCGACCGAGGCGCTCACCGACAGGCCTGCGGAGACCGGCTCCAGGGGTGCGGCGACGGGCGGGGCCGGCGCGGGGTCCCGTACGGGCTTGTCGGCGTGCGGCGCCCGCTTCTCGGCCAGGAGCACCGGGTGGCGTTCCGGCGCGGCAGGGCCGGGGGCGGCGCGCAGGGAGAACCACACGACCTTGCCCGAGCGGCCGTCCTGCTGCCGGGCCCCCCAGGCCTCGCTGAGCGCCTCCACGAGCTGGAGCCCGCGTCCGGAGGTCTCCAGGGCGTCGACCGGGGCCGTGCCCGCGGGGCGGGCGGCCGCGGAGGCCTCGGCGGCCGCTGCATCCCGGAGCATCGGGAGGCGGGGGTCGCTGTCGTAGACGGAGACGGTCAGCCGGCCGAGGCGGAGCTCGATCTCGACCGTGCAGGTCTTGTGCGGCTGCGCATGACGGTGGACGTTGCTGAGCAGCTCCGTGACGCCGAGCGCAGCCCGGTCTATGAGCGGATCGAGCTGCCAGTGGCGCAGTTGCGCCGAAACGATTCGGCGGATCTGTCCGATCCGCAAGGGCAGGGCCTGCAGTTCGACGACGCAGTGCCTGCGGGAATGACTGATCACGGCTGCGACTCCCCGACATCAGTGTTACGGGTGCTGCACCCTCGGTGACGCCTCCCCAGGGTCACCCACTGTGGGCCGGTGTGCAACCGAAAGCGACCAAAAGCGATCCGCATGGATCCCCAAAGTGACTGTTTGCGCAGGTGAGGGGGGTACATTGCGAAAGCGGGCGGCGAAAGGCGAAGAGGCGCCGGGCCCGCCGAGCACTCGGGACTTCCGGAAGTACGAAGGAGCACGGCGCATGAGCACCACCGGTACGACCGCCACGACCATCGACGTCGACCGCAGCGACGCGGACTACCGCGCTTGGCTGAAAGAGGCCGTCCGCAAGGTGCAGGCGGACGCGAACCGCTCCGCCGACACCCACCTGCTGCGCTTCCCGCTCCCGGAGGCCTGGGGCATCGACCTCTACCTCAAGGACGAGTCCACCCACCCGACGGGCTCCCTCAAGCACCGCCTCGCCCGCTCCCTGTTCCTCTACGCCCTCTGCAACGGCTGGATCCGCCCCGGCCGCCCCGTCATCGAGGCCTCGTCCGGTTCCACGGCGGTCTCGGAGGCGTACTTCGCCAAGCTGATCGGCGTCCCGTTCATCGCCGTCATGCCGCGGACGACGAGCCCCGAGAAGTGCCGGCTCATCGAGTTCCACGGCGGCGAATGTCACTTCGTCGACGACTCGATGAAGATGTACGAGGAGTCGGCCGAGCTCGCCGCCCGCACCGGCGGCCACTACATGGACCAGTTCACGTACGCGGAGCGGGCCACGGACTGGCGCGGCAACAACAACATCGCCGAATCGATGTACCAGCAGCTGCGGTTGGAGCGTTACCCCGAACCCGCCTGGATCGTGGCCACGGCCGGCACCGGCGGCACCTCCGCGACGATCGCCCGCTACGTGCACTACATGCAGCACGACACCCGCATCTGCGTCCCGGACCCGGAGAACTCCTGCTTCTTCGACGGCTGGACCCGCCACGACCCGCACGCGACCAGTGACTGCGGCTCGCGCATCG harbors:
- a CDS encoding ATP-binding protein, encoding MISHSRRHCVVELQALPLRIGQIRRIVSAQLRHWQLDPLIDRAALGVTELLSNVHRHAQPHKTCTVEIELRLGRLTVSVYDSDPRLPMLRDAAAAEASAAARPAGTAPVDALETSGRGLQLVEALSEAWGARQQDGRSGKVVWFSLRAAPGPAAPERHPVLLAEKRAPHADKPVRDPAPAPPVAAPLEPVSAGLSVSASVGARPG
- a CDS encoding spherulation-specific family 4 protein — encoded protein: MTRAAKAVYAILATLLLAAPAPAVTASASSEPGPVQAQARTPAPAPTPEVRPTPRAAGVRGLEIAVPAYVWADDPMLVDLTATSPAASVVVLNPGNGDSPFDAPWRARADVLRTGTTATGEKTKVLGYVHTDHGNRDIAEVKASVDNYLKTPDGRLHVDGIFFDVVSRDCGPANAIRDHYTELRRYVQDTMEAVAPGTSDLVVNNPGTAIADCFLEPGRRTADVFVTFEDTYAAHTGAGWLGGNVFNALTGYRSGAELDPSGTAFWHLVHDVPDATAMRATLRTAFQRGAGYAYATSAQMPNPWDAQPTWKYRAQTSYASTLG
- a CDS encoding alpha-ketoglutarate-dependent dioxygenase AlkB family protein, with the protein product MGHTGGELFPRERAEIVPGAVHVPDWLEPGRQRELLEACREWARPPAGLRRVRTPGGGTMTARQVCLGLHWYPYGYAPTAVDGDGAPVKAMPDWLARLGRDAVTAAYGRAPDPAVAYDIALVNFYEGESRMGMHRDAEERSEAPVVSLSLGDSCLFRFGNTASRGRPYRDLELRSGDLFVFGGPVRRAFHGVPKVLPGTAPPGLGLTGRLNITLRVGGLG
- a CDS encoding ROK family protein produces the protein MNGNGAPRRVGDVTTVSAGTDGTDGTEGAGTAAGSDRAGASVAPTASEASASANSASAASASGSATAATSASAASAGSARTKLERGRGALGPALELVHTGRAPTRAVLTAELGVTRATAGAVAAELEALGLIRVDSRPGGAGGTQGRPSHRLSVDENGPVALAAQVHSDGFRAALVGLGGRIVATAPGRVPVSADPAQVLGAVVEAGAALLAQTGRRCIGAGLAVPSAVAEPEGTALNPLHLAWPAGSPVRAIFAECVKEAGIDGPALTGNDVNLAALAEHRHGAGRSAQHLLCVATGHRGVGGALVLDGRLHSGSSGLALEVGHLTVNPEGRPCHCGSRGCLDVEADPLAFLTAAGRTPGPEVSLLQQARDLLREESADPGVRAATEELIDRLGLGLAGLVNILNPDRIILGGLHRELLYADPERLRAVVADRSLWGRSGGVPILPCTLDHNSLVGAAELAWQPVLDDPLGTLGTAA
- a CDS encoding pyridoxamine 5'-phosphate oxidase family protein; translation: MSATARTTANRYPERVTYERDAVYAILDEALAVHVGFNTDLGPVVIPTLHMRVGDQLLLHGSAFGRFITTAASGAPLCVTATLIDGVILGRASSHHSAAYRSAMIFGTATAIEDEQERADALADVVESVIPGRLSGPYAARRPNVEEARYTACLTMPITEFSMKVREGFARDEPKDDQVESWAGWIPLTTTPGTPVPDTITGDRFPAPHYDPSIHRFRQN
- a CDS encoding DUF6332 family protein; this translates as MEQRSQADRDAITIEIVFAFVSGLFAAGLAFAVLYVPVLAFDLSPTADRTLTMVGGALAATAFLLRVAQVLWRFAHRPQNEGREGLGRS
- a CDS encoding maleylpyruvate isomerase family mycothiol-dependent enzyme, which produces MEIISYVKTVAREGEQLAEAAERAGTDALVPTCPQWRVADLLRHTGSVHRWATGYVARGLTERAPFPEAPELVGAELLAWFREGHATLVRTLSATSADAQCWTFLPTAPPSPLAFWARRQAHETTVHRMDAEAALGVPFGAVDPGFAQDGVDELLTGFHARPQSRVRTAEPRVMRVRASDTGAVWTVHLSQEPARTVRGTPDGTDGADGTDGAEADCTLTGEASWLYSALWNRRPLTGPGVTGDAELARLWVDTAGI